Proteins found in one Mycoplasma sp. 1578d genomic segment:
- a CDS encoding MFS transporter, whose amino-acid sequence MNNLEQTKTKDYSKQSIILWMIVMLGYLLFVVDWFIIAKVSGKPTAIGSATLNPGWSSSFFVASAGQIAAGATNWTITLLRVVGSILSGILVVKWGHRKAVIFMIAVMLLSFPILFIGTPLGGSNQLTLVRAYNPTEVAKASVTLTGDIAAKNPTAGTLLGPVADLNNGYLLLADGTQAKAVIGLDGKVIGTSTSIAGYALFIIFRTFVAVGGTTLIAYSQPIIATMKSDRTKSLLNNSNQWGFNGGVIVTFLPFLAVSFTTFAQTYWLAFVLGTLILIFSNLVVFFFLSRPIAHLWPQAKKPDDEKLDIKGLLSKKTTWKYISMFGIWLILVVIPLTGTYWNALKQISPIGFEKEITSGGLTFNSAFLGLVWVLGLLFGFSCIAAFAKTIYKRKAFLTLTYSASVFFLILVVITAATLGTSSVTGMTLIALFTFIGGGFAWGASGITLVLPHESKEIDKRYIALIFGFIWGFGYLIYTIFDASNTVIYDLGKNSALPLTDPHRHYIGATIGLTLFILVCSSVVFIIKKLPESYYNKDGQLVELTKTWRWNDWRFIVANKAKNRHAEILK is encoded by the coding sequence TTGAATAACTTAGAACAAACCAAAACAAAAGATTATTCAAAACAGTCAATCATTCTTTGGATGATTGTTATGCTTGGATATCTTTTATTCGTAGTAGACTGATTTATTATTGCTAAGGTAAGTGGGAAACCGACCGCAATTGGATCAGCTACTCTAAATCCTGGATGAAGCTCGAGCTTCTTTGTTGCATCAGCTGGGCAAATCGCTGCTGGAGCTACTAATTGAACTATAACTTTATTACGGGTAGTGGGTTCAATCCTTTCAGGAATCTTGGTAGTAAAATGGGGACATCGTAAAGCAGTTATCTTTATGATTGCTGTCATGTTACTTTCATTTCCAATTTTATTTATCGGGACACCACTTGGTGGTTCAAACCAATTAACATTAGTTCGCGCTTATAATCCTACCGAAGTAGCAAAAGCTAGTGTGACATTAACTGGAGATATTGCTGCTAAAAATCCTACAGCCGGAACTTTACTTGGACCAGTTGCTGATTTAAATAATGGATATTTATTGCTCGCAGATGGGACTCAAGCTAAAGCTGTAATTGGACTTGATGGAAAAGTAATCGGAACATCTACTTCAATTGCAGGATATGCATTATTTATTATTTTTAGAACCTTTGTTGCCGTGGGCGGAACCACCTTGATTGCATATTCGCAACCAATTATTGCAACTATGAAATCTGATCGAACTAAATCGCTATTAAATAACTCGAATCAATGAGGATTTAACGGTGGAGTTATTGTTACTTTCCTTCCGTTCCTTGCTGTTTCGTTTACTACTTTTGCACAAACATATTGATTAGCATTTGTCTTGGGAACTTTAATTTTAATCTTTAGCAACCTAGTAGTGTTCTTCTTTTTATCAAGACCAATTGCACACCTTTGACCACAAGCTAAAAAACCGGATGATGAAAAACTTGATATTAAGGGATTATTATCTAAAAAAACAACTTGAAAATATATCTCAATGTTTGGAATTTGATTAATTCTTGTTGTTATTCCTTTAACAGGAACATACTGAAATGCATTAAAACAAATTAGTCCAATTGGATTTGAAAAAGAGATAACAAGTGGGGGACTTACCTTTAATAGTGCCTTTTTAGGTTTAGTCTGAGTTTTAGGATTGTTATTTGGATTTAGCTGTATTGCCGCTTTTGCTAAAACTATATACAAACGAAAAGCATTTTTAACTTTAACTTATTCAGCAAGTGTATTTTTCCTTATTTTAGTAGTTATTACTGCAGCAACCTTAGGAACATCAAGTGTTACCGGAATGACCTTAATTGCTTTATTTACCTTTATTGGTGGTGGATTTGCTTGAGGAGCTTCAGGAATTACCCTTGTGCTTCCACATGAATCCAAAGAAATTGACAAACGTTATATTGCTTTAATCTTTGGATTTATTTGAGGATTTGGATATTTAATTTACACTATTTTTGATGCAAGCAACACTGTTATTTACGATCTAGGTAAAAATTCAGCCCTTCCACTCACTGATCCACACAGACATTATATTGGAGCTACTATTGGATTAACCTTATTTATTCTAGTGTGTTCTAGCGTGGTCTTTATTATTAAAAAATTACCGGAAAGTTACTATAATAAAGATGGTCAATTAGTGGAATTAACCAAAACTTGAAGATGAAATGATTGAAGATTTATTGTTGCTAATAAAGCCAAAAATCGTCATGCTGAAATTTTAAAATAA
- the rbfA gene encoding 30S ribosome-binding factor RbfA, which yields MNNVNLSRKESQIMQLVADILSRDINNVNVIDPVVVDAKLSADLSHLKVFVSLAKNTKKGIQALNNASGFVRSVLAKSLSWRKVPVITFELDQVTNHGMKIDAILNQLKQEK from the coding sequence ATGAATAACGTGAATTTATCTCGCAAAGAATCCCAAATTATGCAATTAGTAGCTGATATTTTATCTCGAGACATTAATAATGTCAATGTGATTGATCCAGTGGTAGTCGATGCAAAGCTTTCTGCTGATTTATCGCACTTAAAAGTATTTGTTTCACTAGCTAAAAACACTAAAAAAGGAATTCAAGCACTCAATAATGCTTCTGGTTTTGTTCGTTCCGTGTTGGCTAAAAGTTTATCATGACGTAAAGTTCCTGTAATTACCTTTGAACTTGATCAAGTAACCAATCACGGAATGAAAATTGATGCTATTTTAAATCAACTCAAGCAAGAAAAGTAG
- the dcm gene encoding DNA (cytosine-5-)-methyltransferase — MLKFFDFCAGIGGGRNGLICVGHSEIDPITAHTYQLFFNDNRNYGDVTKLQIDKLPDFDFMIAGFPCQSFSIAGKRAGLNDERGLIIYSLIKILKQKNIKYFILENVKGLQNHDKGKTFKIIKYELEKIGYNVYAKVLNSLGFVVPQMRERIYLVGFKKEYDYGKFTFPTRKRSSKCFDYFLDQENHSELNINNPTFQKYLANKYNQNEFTNEQILSWENCVVDWRQSDLRRYDNVFPTLRNGRHGLFYIKNSKLIKVNGYEALLLQGFTKKIAQKVKKYQLNNNRVLSQAGNAMTVNVIESIAKAMLKNIKE; from the coding sequence ATGTTAAAGTTTTTTGACTTTTGTGCAGGAATTGGAGGTGGAAGGAATGGGTTAATCTGTGTTGGACATAGCGAAATTGATCCAATAACTGCACATACATATCAACTTTTCTTTAATGATAACCGAAATTATGGCGATGTAACTAAATTACAAATAGATAAACTCCCAGATTTTGATTTTATGATTGCCGGATTTCCGTGTCAAAGCTTTTCAATTGCTGGAAAAAGGGCTGGATTAAATGATGAACGTGGTTTAATTATCTATTCGCTAATTAAAATCTTAAAACAAAAAAATATTAAATATTTTATCTTAGAAAACGTCAAAGGATTACAAAATCATGATAAGGGTAAAACCTTTAAAATTATTAAATACGAGCTTGAAAAAATTGGTTACAATGTTTATGCAAAAGTTTTAAATAGTCTTGGTTTTGTTGTGCCTCAAATGAGAGAAAGAATTTATTTAGTTGGTTTTAAAAAAGAATATGACTACGGTAAATTTACCTTCCCAACTAGAAAAAGATCAAGTAAATGTTTTGATTATTTTTTAGATCAAGAGAATCATTCAGAATTAAATATTAACAATCCAACTTTTCAAAAATATTTAGCAAATAAGTATAATCAAAACGAATTCACCAATGAACAAATTTTAAGCTGGGAAAATTGCGTTGTTGATTGAAGACAATCAGATTTAAGACGTTATGATAACGTTTTCCCAACATTGAGAAATGGTAGGCATGGTTTGTTTTACATTAAAAATAGCAAACTAATAAAAGTTAATGGATATGAAGCGCTTTTACTACAAGGATTTACGAAGAAAATCGCACAAAAAGTCAAAAAATATCAATTAAATAATAATAGAGTATTATCACAAGCGGGTAATGCAATGACAGTGAATGTTATTGAAAGTATTGCCAAAGCAATGCTAAAGAATATCAAAGAATAG
- a CDS encoding DUF6088 family protein, translated as MQTATSTIENMMIKNPGKIYSINDFYKMAPKNTIKSILKRLKEKGVIVRVMDGLYAKPVYIEELNKHFYPTVKEVANKIAEKFDWTIALGGQITLNYTGLSTQVPSEYVYISDGKSIVYNYRNQKN; from the coding sequence ATGCAAACAGCCACTAGTACAATCGAAAACATGATGATTAAGAATCCTGGGAAAATCTACTCAATTAACGATTTTTATAAAATGGCACCTAAAAACACTATCAAATCTATTTTAAAAAGACTAAAAGAAAAGGGAGTTATTGTTAGAGTTATGGATGGACTATATGCTAAGCCTGTATATATAGAGGAATTAAATAAACATTTTTATCCTACAGTAAAAGAGGTTGCAAACAAAATTGCTGAAAAATTTGATTGAACTATTGCTCTCGGAGGTCAAATTACATTAAATTATACCGGTCTATCAACCCAAGTTCCAAGCGAATATGTATACATATCAGATGGTAAATCAATAGTTTATAACTATCGTAATCAAAAAAATTAA
- a CDS encoding nucleotidyl transferase AbiEii/AbiGii toxin family protein: protein MLNYLFKKFKHKDAIVFKGGTSLSKAFNVIERFSEDIDLSLNWEIIGFDKKELDKAKSKNQYEK from the coding sequence TTGCTTAATTATCTTTTTAAAAAATTTAAACACAAAGATGCTATTGTGTTTAAAGGTGGAACAAGTCTTTCCAAAGCATTTAATGTTATTGAACGATTTTCTGAAGACATAGACTTATCATTAAATTGAGAAATTATAGGATTTGATAAAAAAGAGTTAGATAAAGCAAAAAGTAAAAATCAGTATGAAAAATAG